In Dehalococcoidia bacterium, a single window of DNA contains:
- a CDS encoding TetR family transcriptional regulator codes for MPDAEAAAVRPHRRRPRQGPVTRRQILDSSLRLFSDRGYARTSVRDIAQAVGITDAAIYYHFASKRDLLRALFEERGIIAALMDLEALEPSPDPTEQLQSVSLQALRVLARNRDFIKVLLVEALSETEVGEAVEEWRAAVSRWSGAILRILTIYSKRGTIKDLDLEIAAEEIVDCVLGAYLDALLPGSRDVLADGEPSERIKRQVAVAVANAVRRLYC; via the coding sequence ATGCCAGACGCAGAAGCGGCAGCCGTCCGCCCGCACCGACGCCGCCCGCGGCAGGGACCGGTCACTCGCCGTCAGATACTCGATAGCTCCCTGAGGCTCTTCTCCGACCGCGGCTACGCCCGCACCAGCGTCCGCGACATTGCCCAGGCCGTGGGGATCACGGACGCGGCGATCTACTACCACTTCGCCTCCAAGCGCGACCTCCTGCGGGCCCTGTTCGAGGAGCGCGGCATCATTGCCGCCCTCATGGACCTGGAGGCCCTGGAGCCTTCCCCGGACCCGACCGAGCAGCTCCAAAGCGTGAGCCTGCAGGCGCTGCGAGTGCTAGCGCGCAACCGCGACTTCATCAAGGTGCTGTTGGTGGAAGCGCTCTCGGAGACCGAGGTTGGCGAAGCGGTCGAAGAGTGGCGGGCCGCGGTCAGCCGCTGGTCAGGCGCGATCCTGCGCATCCTCACCATCTACAGCAAGCGCGGCACGATCAAAGACCTGGACCTCGAGATCGCCGCCGAGGAAATAGTCGACTGCGTCCTCGGCGCCTACCTGGACGCGCTCCTGCCCGGCAGCCGCGACGTCCTCGCCGACGGCGAGCCGAGCGAGCGGATCAAGCGCCAGGTGGCGGTGGCCGTGGCGAACGCCGTCCGGCGCCTGTACTGCTAG